One region of Clostridiales bacterium genomic DNA includes:
- a CDS encoding PrgI family protein — MAYVPVPKDLTKVKTKVMFNLTKRQLICFTGGALIGVPLFFLLRKPTGNSVAAMCMMLVMLPFFMLAMYEKHGQPLEKIVGNILKVAVIRPKQRPYQTNNFYAVLKRQEMLDKEVYDIVHRNKKMAASDVRENRGKNCAAGKDKEKAVPR, encoded by the coding sequence TTGGCTTATGTACCCGTACCCAAGGACTTAACAAAAGTCAAAACAAAGGTCATGTTCAATCTGACCAAGCGGCAGCTTATCTGCTTCACGGGCGGAGCGCTTATTGGCGTACCGCTTTTCTTTTTGCTCAGAAAACCTACCGGAAACAGTGTAGCGGCTATGTGTATGATGCTGGTTATGCTGCCCTTCTTTATGCTGGCTATGTACGAAAAGCATGGACAGCCCCTTGAAAAGATCGTGGGCAACATTCTCAAAGTAGCTGTGATCCGTCCCAAGCAGCGTCCCTACCAGACCAATAACTTTTATGCCGTATTAAAGCGGCAGGAAATGCTCGATAAGGAGGTGTATGACATTGTTCACCGCAATAAAAAAATGGCTGCATCGGATGTTCGGGAAAACCGAGGAAAAAACTGTGCAGCCGGTAAAGACAAAGAAAAAGCTGTCCCGCGCTGA